tgtatatttaAGTCTATCGTAGAAATGTTTAGCAGCGTCACCCATGCGGAAAATCTTAATCAtctgtaaaataatatgtattggaGGCGTTTGTGGAAAACGTCACAAATTGTATAGTTTACACCCGAGAGCGGTGAATACAAATAGTGTCGTGTTGGCACCGGCGGCGCTGAGCTCAGCTGTTCGCCGCGGCTCGCCCGACATgtatataatattactttatttttgtatgtgcgCGTGCGCTGCGGCGCCGCGGCTCGCTCGTGCGGTACACCGCACTCCGCACTCGGTACAACGCGCCGCAATGATGCTACATCCTTACAATATAAACGTAACACAGACATGTGACTCACAGAAATTAGTACACTGATGAATTTCACTAAGTAgggatttgatgattttctcgTGGAATTGAATAGACGCGAAGGAGAACAgggtatagaaaaatataaattaggaCAGGAGCCTCATTTTTAGTAGCTTAAAAGCAATCATAATAGTTGTTTTGCTAAATCAGTTTTTCTGACTTTTGAAAAGAAGGTTCGTTCGAAGGTTCCATTATTAAAGTATGCTTATTTAGATAGTGATCAGTTGTGTAATTAGCCTTTCTAATACTACCTGAATTTCCATTAAAGGtagtgttattaaaattatatgttaattatgtaagtctaaacaaaataattctataaaattaatatttgaaaatcaGTTATAATGAGCAACATGAAGTGTATGTGCGTTGTACCATACGAACGAtctaatattcatattattataattgataaaaacaTGTTCCGTGTAAATAACGAATATTGCAATCATTTCAATAAAGTTGTATCACATAGATAAGTTGAATACACGGTAAAGCCTTAAAGTGTCGTTTCGTTTTACATCCGCTCTTCTGTATCCTGGaaccacggagtaaagaaagttgagcggagatgccatagtgcAGGTAGGCGAAGCGCCTTCTAGCTCAAATTTGTATGGTGGGTATGACCAAAGCGATCAGTTAAGACAAGCAACGAGAAGTTCGGGTTATTTGAACCACTGTCAAtaatttttggtattaaaaaaaattatcgggtcaaaagaaggcgtataaaggcgaGGACAGTAACTTTCCTCACCCTCCGcatacccgcattttggcgctctGGTTTCTTAGATTTTCCGTCATGaaatctccgctagtcattttgttctccatgcctgCAACAGACTTATTGaggtacttttttgttttgttcataatatgtacatattgtCATGAATAATACCGCCGTCCACTTACTCGAAAATAATAGTGTGCATATCACATGTGAATgtgaaaaaactataaaatgtttccgtcaatTGAGCCCATTATACAAACAGAATATGCAACTGCATTTGTGAAACTGAAACTATACTTATAAATACAGGAATACACAAATCAGAAATTATGAACAATTTcggaaaattatattattttattggacaaaaatatgttcaaatcaCACAACCATATCTTTCTTACatgaataaataagtacagCAATCCTCTCAATCTGTTGCCTTTCTGTCCTAGAGTTGAGCAATAACATGTAGTAGATGTATGTGAGCTAGTCTCGTCCGACGGCGTGTGTCTGCTCGGGCGCGTCCACGCGGATGATGTGCGAGGCGAGCGCGAAGTACCCCTCGTACTGCACCTCCTCCGGCGTCGTGTCGTAGTGGTAGTGCCCGCCGTCGCCGTGCGCGCTGAACCCGTGGAAGTGCTGCACGCGCAGGTCCAGCCCCTGCCACACCACACACCGAGCTTAATACGCACGGCATACCCATTAGAATGCATACTCACCAATCAATCAGCTTACTAACATGGTCTCCGGTGACGAGGGTGCCGACATGTGTGATGGGCGCGCTCATCTCGAAGAAGTGCAGCCAGGAGTCCACGTCTTCGTCCGTGCACAACGCTGTGCTGGAGAAGTCCGGCATCACGTGGAACTTCACCTTGCCAGCGCGCAGCAGGAACATGCCGCCCAGACCTGAACACGATGGATATTATAAGTCAGGTAACTTCTTCTCAAGTACATTTAACACTAAATAGTAGATTTTGTTCTCAAACTACTCACCAACAACTTTGTCGCCATAATGGTTTTTGAGCGTCTCTCTGATggcagtgatgaaatttgatggacCGATCCGTTTCTTAGCAACTACTTTTATCAcctaaaatgacaaaaattcaCTGTAAGGACTATCGAAAGAAGCTTATTTTTCCAAATAAAGAATCAGTAGCGTGTGTCACCTTGCCAGGTTTCCCCTCGCTGAGCAGGTAGTTGCCGAGCAGCGCGGTGCGCGTCTCGGTGTTGGGCAGCTGTCGCTGCAGGTAGCCGCTGCTGCCCTTCGCCGCGCCCACCGGCTCCACCGACACTATCCGCGTGCCCTGATCCACTGTGCCGTTGCGGATGCTCAGGTTTATTATACCCTGGAAttgagatatttaaataaattgtatttacgcTTTTGTACAGAAGCCAGATTGACGCTCTAGTAACGTTGCCCAAGGTAAGGTctaagttttataaaaaggtaattttttGCCAGGCATTTCGTACCTATGTTCATCTATTCAAGAGAGCTTGACGGAAACCCAAAACGTTAGTACAACACATAGATAGGTCGTGGTACAAACCTCGCAGTTAACGCCGAGGTGCGGCCAGGGCCCGGCGCCGGCGCCCGCCAGCAGCGCGGGGTCCCGGTGCAGGTGCTGCGCCAGCGCCGCCAGGTCGTACAGCTTGTCACGCTGCACCAGCGGCAGCAGGTACGGAGGACCGCCGATCTCCACTAGCCTGGCATTCCCTGTCAGACCTGTAATGCAGATGTATCAACCTGTTACATAGGAGACCTGATAGAGAAATCAAACTGAAACGaatttatttaacattgaaaagaattaaaaaaaagaagccgaaatagatctcagtggcgtgcacttggagaggcctatgtccagcagtggactgcgatgggctgatgatgatgaaaagaaTTTTGACAATAGTGAATTgcgtatatttaattaattcagatGCTGTAACAAGTGTAAGTAAGACATCTGATAGATAACCGCGGCAAAATATTGTCTCACTTATCGCTGTATTTACTTATGATAGCGTAAGATTTGTAACAACAATTAATAGGTCAATATGTGTTACATAATTTTTCATGGctagatgtaggtaggtataattgaattttaatggtCTTCTAGTTCTagaaattatttagaaacctaGAACTCTAGAACCCATTGGATGATTGCTGACGACAACGTCTTACGACGTTAAATGCAACATTCGCATCACATGATGTTATCTGTGTATACCTGGTGATGTGAGGTTGTACGGCGACTGCGTCAGGTCCGGGGAGTCCTCCGCCGACACGCTCACTGTCTCAAAGGTGCTGGTCAGGCCCGCAGACAACACTAGCAACACAAGCGTACAAATTAAAtcataacatatacatacactACACATAGGTGTGCACTCCAACCCCTTCATACTAAGAGCAAGAGAACACCTTAATTACCGAATTAACACCGAATTAGCACCTTGACTTAacgataaaatttaaattaacgtATAATTGGTCCTGTTTAATTGCCTTATTAGATAGTGTAATGGAAAATCGTTCTCAGTGCACGcgaatataatttaagtaactGCTTCATTCAGCTTTAAAATCTTATGTCAAGGTTTGGGCTGATGCTGCTTCAGAATCTTATCTTATTCCTAATTCAACCCCCGTGTAAATTGCAATTGTAGTATTTTTGACAGAAATCCAATGGCCGATGCATACCTACTAATAAGTAGATAAATTGGTAATTATaaggttattattataataggcTTGGAGTATCTCACCGTCTACTATTTCCTGCAGAGGTGGCTGGAATAACGGTTTTTCCTTAATCGGAACCTTTTTGTAGTCCACGGATGCCATGCTGTTGCTGGAATCATTAATTACACATAATTTATcaatcaatacattttatttttattattgcaacAGAAATTGCTTAATGCCggttaaaattatgaatgtatggtatgtaatgtaatgtaatgtatgtatggtcataaaaaatagcttttacGACTACTACTGAGAATATATCAAAATTCTTGGCAAGAAacattgcatatttttattgtaaaatcacATGACTGTTACAATTGATTGTAAACCGCAGTCGCCGGTCGCCGGTATACGAGTATTGTCAGAGCGATTGGTTTACTCACCTCGGCGCGTTCAAGGTCGCCGCTTTCGCCGCCACTACAAGTGAGCACGCTAGTATTATGCTAATGTAACGCATTATAACCTCTGTGGGTAAACTGTAGCAATACGTACGGTAATGTGTAGCGTGGAGGTTGGACTGCTTCTGTTGTTGCGCGGTGACCTCGCGTGACCTCGTGTGGTGCGGGTTACGCGCAGACGTCGACTGGCGGCGCTCGCTGAGATTgcgcgctatctgccgctgcgcTTTATCATTGTTTGAGAGCTTCCACTTAATTACGGTAGCAAGGTCAAACATCTTATTGTGGTGATAAGTAAACATCGCTGTGATTGGTTACttactcataaaaaaaaattgtgtccactttgatttttataagggTACTCGTAATATAAGTACCGTTAACGGTATTTGTACTCGATTCTAAAAGATGATATATTAGCATTTTAAAGATAATTAGAGGTTTGCTTTACCTAAAGCcaactaattaatattttttgatagcAGTCGCTAGGTACAGATGAAAGTTGGCGTAACAAATAAACTCACATTCGTCATTGTGTgctatttatttaactgaccACATCAGGCAGGTtgaatccaaactaatattataaatgcgaaagtaactctgtctgtctgtctgtctgtctatctgtctgtcttttcttcacgcctaaactactgaaccgatttgtgtgaaatttggtacagacatagtttgaaacttgagaaaggacataggatagtttttattacaaaaaaaatatattccggacatatagcgccatctattggtcaaatcaaaaatctgctggtagtcactattccacgcgaacgaagttgcgggcaaaagctatccaaactaatattataaatgcgaaagtaactctgtctgtctgtctgtctgtctgtctatctgtctgtcttttcttcacgcctaaactactgaaccgatttgtgtgaaatttggtacagacatagtttgaaacttgagaaaggacataggatagtttttattacaaaaaaaaatattccggacatatagcgccatctattggtcaaatcaaaaatctgctggtagtcactattccacgcgaacgaagttgcgggcaaaagctagtaatgaataaaacaagataaagttattgttgaaaagttttatttcaatgaaatgaTACCACaacagtattaaataaataattattctctCTCTGACATtctcagaataaataaataaatacaaacataaacCTTCTCCACTTACAGTAAGTCGCACTTTGGTAATGTTGGTTAACTAAACTAATCACTACAAAATAACTCTGACGttacattgtattttattttgctacTAATTATAAACGGGTATAATTTTCTGTCTCCATCCTCGTACCatgatacataaaatatataattatttaaatgaagcaTCCAAACCATTCATTGTTAAGGTGTTTAAGCCCATGTATGTTGCAATTACTCTTACAGAAATCAGATTAATGTTTAGTTACAATAAGTACTTATCACAACCTTTCAATTTGCTAAAAAAGTAAATGGGCTCCTTGAAGTTTGCTAGTATGTAACGTCAGAAGATAGACTTCGCTTATAAAATAACGAGCAATCATAACAAACTCAAACCTTGCACACAATGAAAAGACAGACAAATCGAATCAATTAAACATAAGCACTACCCAAGGCATGTTACTCAACACATTCGTATCTTGTCATAACCAAttaatcatattaaaaaaaaataataatattactggcAACCTTTTCCCTTAAGTCTCTTAGATATGGAATAATCATTTTCCTACATAATTAATCCTCAGTTACCATAATGTAAGATAAcgtcataataatgaaaattttggAATAACACAGCtaaatagataataatagaTGATCATCGTACAATTTTCCGTCGCTACCGAAATTTTATAGAATAGCGATCATACGAATGAAACTGGCAACACTTGACAAGGGACAAGCGGACTTACCCGTATTGTAACATTTGTGGACattatacttattattaaaCGTGTGTATCACTGCGAAGTCAAGGAATCATTACGTCTTGGGACCTGCAATGGAATGTATAACACTAGTGCTGCCAGCTCACGAAGTTTGTCGTATTACATGTCGATTTGTCATAGGTTTATATCACAGCCTAAGATAATTTTGTTCAATCAAGACTCAGCATAACTCCCACACgtacacaaaatatattactCTGGagctacataaaataatttatggatGAATGTGTTTAACGCGTTCTACCTCTCTAAAGTACCACATATAGCTCATTATGTCTGTTACTTATCTGATATAACATTGATAGTGCCGTTTACAGCCACTGGTTCCCCGGTAGAACGTGCGAAACACTTGATCCGTAATTAGCACTAAAACAAAGTGACGTAGTGGTACACTCGACACGTATCACATAACTAGTTAGTTGCCACGACTTGGTCGTTACTACGTACATACATAAGAGCACAATCAACACATTACTGTGACACAAATACTTCTACAATATGGGATTACTTAGTAATGGTGTTTTATTATTGCTGTGTAAGCAGGCATCTGCTGGAAAACGTCCACTGTACTTAGTTACTACTTTCACTAGTAAAAACTATAACAAAGTTACTGCGTTGTTAAATTACAACTTAAGATTAACTATacttcattcaaaataacattagaaatttaagtaaaccttttttactgtttgttcaaccgattttgacttcggtaaacaaacagtaaaaaaggtttacttaaatgtctaatgttattttgaatggagtatagttGTAGGCAGTGTTAACTGTTAACGTACCGAACGTTCAAATAGTTCGACTTCTTACACATTGTCTGGATATTTCAAATTTTAAGAGTCAAAGGGTTTACAACACTTAACCTACGAACTATGATATATTTGTGAAAGTCTATGTTTATCACCAACCAAGACAAAACTGTAATAAGTCAGTACCTTATAACTAAGCAGTTACATGTAGAAACTGGATATAAACACTATTATACTGCCTGTGTATACTGATTGGGTCAAGTTATATTAGAAATAGGATAGAACACACAACATTGTGAGGAATACCTGTATAGTCCAGGGGCCTGATTCTGCTAATGTAATAGTGTGACAATTGGATAACAATGTAATCTCAATAGCAGCTTTAACCGTATCGggtattctgctactaatataagaccgatcgtattccaatgacatttaaTTGGATTGATATTgttctgccatttggtctacaGGGTATTCTGCTCTACACTCATATCGCAATCTTAAATAATTTGAAGACAATGATTCATTATATAAAaggttaaaaatgtttatttaaaacaaaaaatttcgGAATGT
This window of the Helicoverpa armigera isolate CAAS_96S chromosome 9, ASM3070526v1, whole genome shotgun sequence genome carries:
- the LOC110379488 gene encoding ester hydrolase C11orf54 homolog isoform X1, with translation MFDLATVIKWKLSNNDKAQRQIARNLSERRQSTSARNPHHTRSREVTAQQQKQSNLHATHYRTYCYSLPTEVIMRYISIILACSLVVAAKAATLNAPSNSMASVDYKKVPIKEKPLFQPPLQEIVDVLSAGLTSTFETVSVSAEDSPDLTQSPYNLTSPGLTGNARLVEIGGPPYLLPLVQRDKLYDLAALAQHLHRDPALLAGAGAGPWPHLGVNCEGIINLSIRNGTVDQGTRIVSVEPVGAAKGSSGYLQRQLPNTETRTALLGNYLLSEGKPGKVIKVVAKKRIGPSNFITAIRETLKNHYGDKVVGLGGMFLLRAGKVKFHVMPDFSSTALCTDEDVDSWLHFFEMSAPITHVGTLVTGDHGLDLRVQHFHGFSAHGDGGHYHYDTTPEEVQYEGYFALASHIIRVDAPEQTHAVGRD
- the LOC110379488 gene encoding ester hydrolase C11orf54 homolog isoform X2, with the translated sequence MASVDYKKVPIKEKPLFQPPLQEIVDVLSAGLTSTFETVSVSAEDSPDLTQSPYNLTSPGLTGNARLVEIGGPPYLLPLVQRDKLYDLAALAQHLHRDPALLAGAGAGPWPHLGVNCEGIINLSIRNGTVDQGTRIVSVEPVGAAKGSSGYLQRQLPNTETRTALLGNYLLSEGKPGKVIKVVAKKRIGPSNFITAIRETLKNHYGDKVVGLGGMFLLRAGKVKFHVMPDFSSTALCTDEDVDSWLHFFEMSAPITHVGTLVTGDHGLDLRVQHFHGFSAHGDGGHYHYDTTPEEVQYEGYFALASHIIRVDAPEQTHAVGRD